A window from Dromaius novaehollandiae isolate bDroNov1 chromosome 1, bDroNov1.hap1, whole genome shotgun sequence encodes these proteins:
- the LOC112981982 gene encoding cystathionine beta-synthase-like protein isoform X1 encodes MEKLISERPVSLPKAKPDTNLCPCTPDKYFLPGGRDNENCKATENERKWIRPDTPSKCTWKLGKPLSASPHHHATLSEPPNILPNILNKVGNTPLVRINKIGKHFGLKCELLVKCEYFNAGGSVKDRISLRMVEDAEKAGILKPGDTIIEPTSGNTGIGLALAAAVKGYRCIIVMPEKMSMEKVDVLRALGAEIVRTPTTARFDSPESHVGVAWRLKNEIPNAHILDQYRNASNPLTHYDTTAEEILQQCEGKIDMFVATAGTGGTITGTSRKLKEKCPGCKIIGVDPEGSILAQPEELNKTDKTMYEVEGIGYDFVPTVLDRSTVDQWYKSNDEESFTLARMLIREEGLLCGGSSGSAMSVAVKAAKELKEGQRCVVILPDSIRNYMSKFLSDKWMIQKGFMKEEDLIKKPWWWNISVQELSLSAPLTVLPTVTCAKTVEILREKGFDQVPVVDESGVILGMVTLGNMLSSLLAGKVQPSDEVSKVIYKQFKQIDNQASGENVINLKDSLGKLSHILEIDHFALVVHEQIQYHTDGSSSKRQMVFGIVTAIDLLNFVTARERERKSN; translated from the exons ATGGAGAAGTTAATATCTGAAAGGCCTGTTTCTCTTCCCAAG GCCAAGCCAGATACAAACTTGTGCCCTTGCACACCTGACAAGTATTTCCTCCCTGGTGGGAGGGACAATGAGAACTGTAAGGCTACTGAGAATGAAAGGAAGTGGATTCGCCCTGATACACCTAGCAAATGCACCTGGAAGCTTGGGAAACCCCTGTCTGCCTCTCCACATCATCATGCCACTTT GTCAGAGCCTCCAAACATCCTGCCAAACATCCTGAATAAAGTTGGCAATACACCCTTGGTGCGAATCAACAAGATCGGGAAGCACTTTGGGCTGAAGTGTGAACTCT TGGTAAAATGTGAGTACTTCAATGCTGGGGGCAGTGTGAAGGACCGCATCAGCCTGAGGATGGTAGAGGATGCTGAAAAAGCTGGGATCTTGAAGCCTGGGGACACAATCATAGAGCCAACCTCTGGAAACACAG GAATTGGGCTGGCCTTGGCTGCAGCAGTGAAGGGTTACCGCTGTATCATTGTGATGCCAGAGAAAATGAGTATGGAGAAG GTGGATGTCCTGAGAGCTCTGGGTGCTGAGATTGTGAGGACCCCAACTACTGCCAGATTTGACTCTCCTGAATCTCATGTGGGAGTAGCATGGAGACTGAAAAATGAAATCCCCAATGCACATATCCTAGACCAG TATCGTAATGCCAGCAACCCCCTGACACACTATGATACCACAGCTGAAGAGATCCTGCAGCAATGTGAAG gaaaaatagacATGTTTGTGGCTACAGCTGGCACTGGAGGGACCATCACTGGCACTTCCAGAAAGCTGAAGGAGAAGTGCCCAGGATGCAAA ATCATAGGTGTTGATCCTGAAGGCTCCATCCTCGCTCAACCAGAAGAACTGAACAAGACTGACAAGACAATGTATGAAGTGGAAGGAATTGGGTATGATTTCGTCCCCACGGTGCTGGATAGATCT ACAGTGGACCAGTGGTACAAGAGCAACGATGAGGAGTCTTTTACTCTTGCGCGCATGCTAATCCGAGAGGAAGGACTGCTGTGTG GCGGCAGCTCAGGCAGTGCCATGTCTGTAGCTGTGAAGGCAGCCAAAGAACTGAAGGAAGGTCAGCGCTGTGTTGTTATCCTCCCTGACTCCATCAGGAACTACAT GTCCAAGTTCTTGAGTGACAAATGGATGATTCAGAAAGGGTTCATGAAAGAGGAAGACCTCATCAAAAAACCTTG GTGGTGGAACATCAGTGTTCAGGAGTTAAGCCTCTCAGCTCCTCTGACTGTGCTTCCAACTGTTACCTGTGCAAAGACGGTTGAAATCCTCCGAGAGAAAGGATTCGACCAGGTACCAGTTGTTGATGAATCTGG GGTGATTTTGGGCATGGTTACCCTGGGTAacatgctttcttctctgcttgctGGAAAAGTTCAGCCTTCAGATGAAGTCAGCAAAGTAATCTACAAGCAATTCAAACAG aTAGATAATCAAGCGTCAGGTGAAAATGTG ATTAACCTGAAAGACAGCTTGGGGAAACTTTCTCATATCCTGGAAATAGATCACTTTGCTCTAGTGGTCCACGAACAGATTCAGT ATCACACTGATGGTTCTTCCAGTAAGCGGCAAATGGTGTTTGGCATTGTTACAGCTATCGACCTGCTTAACTTTGTGACTGCACGAGAACGGGAAAGAAAGTCCAACTAA
- the LOC112981982 gene encoding cystathionine beta-synthase-like protein isoform X2 — protein MEKLISERPVSLPKAKPDTNLCPCTPDKYFLPGGRDNENCKATENERKWIRPDTPSKCTWKLGKPLSASPHHHATLSEPPNILPNILNKVGNTPLVRINKIGKHFGLKCELLVKCEYFNAGGSVKDRISLRMVEDAEKAGILKPGDTIIEPTSGNTGIGLALAAAVKGYRCIIVMPEKMSMEKVDVLRALGAEIVRTPTTARFDSPESHVGVAWRLKNEIPNAHILDQYRNASNPLTHYDTTAEEILQQCEGKIDMFVATAGTGGTITGTSRKLKEKCPGCKIIGVDPEGSILAQPEELNKTDKTMYEVEGIGYDFVPTVLDRSTVDQWYKSNDEESFTLARMLIREEGLLCGGSSGSAMSVAVKAAKELKEGQRCVVILPDSIRNYMSKFLSDKWMIQKGFMKEEDLIKKPWWWNISVQELSLSAPLTVLPTVTCAKTVEILREKGFDQVPVVDESGVILGMVTLGNMLSSLLAGKVQPSDEVSKVIYKQFKQINLKDSLGKLSHILEIDHFALVVHEQIQYHTDGSSSKRQMVFGIVTAIDLLNFVTARERERKSN, from the exons ATGGAGAAGTTAATATCTGAAAGGCCTGTTTCTCTTCCCAAG GCCAAGCCAGATACAAACTTGTGCCCTTGCACACCTGACAAGTATTTCCTCCCTGGTGGGAGGGACAATGAGAACTGTAAGGCTACTGAGAATGAAAGGAAGTGGATTCGCCCTGATACACCTAGCAAATGCACCTGGAAGCTTGGGAAACCCCTGTCTGCCTCTCCACATCATCATGCCACTTT GTCAGAGCCTCCAAACATCCTGCCAAACATCCTGAATAAAGTTGGCAATACACCCTTGGTGCGAATCAACAAGATCGGGAAGCACTTTGGGCTGAAGTGTGAACTCT TGGTAAAATGTGAGTACTTCAATGCTGGGGGCAGTGTGAAGGACCGCATCAGCCTGAGGATGGTAGAGGATGCTGAAAAAGCTGGGATCTTGAAGCCTGGGGACACAATCATAGAGCCAACCTCTGGAAACACAG GAATTGGGCTGGCCTTGGCTGCAGCAGTGAAGGGTTACCGCTGTATCATTGTGATGCCAGAGAAAATGAGTATGGAGAAG GTGGATGTCCTGAGAGCTCTGGGTGCTGAGATTGTGAGGACCCCAACTACTGCCAGATTTGACTCTCCTGAATCTCATGTGGGAGTAGCATGGAGACTGAAAAATGAAATCCCCAATGCACATATCCTAGACCAG TATCGTAATGCCAGCAACCCCCTGACACACTATGATACCACAGCTGAAGAGATCCTGCAGCAATGTGAAG gaaaaatagacATGTTTGTGGCTACAGCTGGCACTGGAGGGACCATCACTGGCACTTCCAGAAAGCTGAAGGAGAAGTGCCCAGGATGCAAA ATCATAGGTGTTGATCCTGAAGGCTCCATCCTCGCTCAACCAGAAGAACTGAACAAGACTGACAAGACAATGTATGAAGTGGAAGGAATTGGGTATGATTTCGTCCCCACGGTGCTGGATAGATCT ACAGTGGACCAGTGGTACAAGAGCAACGATGAGGAGTCTTTTACTCTTGCGCGCATGCTAATCCGAGAGGAAGGACTGCTGTGTG GCGGCAGCTCAGGCAGTGCCATGTCTGTAGCTGTGAAGGCAGCCAAAGAACTGAAGGAAGGTCAGCGCTGTGTTGTTATCCTCCCTGACTCCATCAGGAACTACAT GTCCAAGTTCTTGAGTGACAAATGGATGATTCAGAAAGGGTTCATGAAAGAGGAAGACCTCATCAAAAAACCTTG GTGGTGGAACATCAGTGTTCAGGAGTTAAGCCTCTCAGCTCCTCTGACTGTGCTTCCAACTGTTACCTGTGCAAAGACGGTTGAAATCCTCCGAGAGAAAGGATTCGACCAGGTACCAGTTGTTGATGAATCTGG GGTGATTTTGGGCATGGTTACCCTGGGTAacatgctttcttctctgcttgctGGAAAAGTTCAGCCTTCAGATGAAGTCAGCAAAGTAATCTACAAGCAATTCAAACAG ATTAACCTGAAAGACAGCTTGGGGAAACTTTCTCATATCCTGGAAATAGATCACTTTGCTCTAGTGGTCCACGAACAGATTCAGT ATCACACTGATGGTTCTTCCAGTAAGCGGCAAATGGTGTTTGGCATTGTTACAGCTATCGACCTGCTTAACTTTGTGACTGCACGAGAACGGGAAAGAAAGTCCAACTAA